The following coding sequences are from one Geodermatophilus normandii window:
- a CDS encoding MFS transporter translates to MPPRASTDAAPSSLQAQSAAEEYRPDPKRWSALSVTLVVGFMSLLDVSIVSVALPSLQRDLGATPATVQWVVSGYALTFGLMLVPAGRLGDAFGRRRLFLLGLAGFVLSSAAAGAAPSVAWLVAARLVQGLAAGCLAPQNSALIQQLFRGGERGRAFGLFGATVGISTAVGPVVGGAILGLADGPGGWRWLFYVNVPIGVVAFLLALRLLPRGGAAGAGGSTSSGCCCSAPAPWPCSSRWCRRSPAGWRSCGGCSSSARS, encoded by the coding sequence GTGCCGCCACGCGCATCGACCGACGCCGCCCCGAGCTCGCTGCAGGCGCAGTCGGCCGCCGAGGAGTACCGCCCCGACCCAAAGCGGTGGAGCGCGCTGTCGGTCACCCTCGTCGTCGGCTTCATGAGCCTGCTCGACGTCAGCATCGTGTCGGTGGCGCTGCCCTCCCTGCAGCGCGACCTCGGCGCCACCCCGGCGACCGTGCAGTGGGTGGTGTCGGGCTACGCGCTCACCTTCGGGCTGATGCTGGTGCCCGCGGGCCGGCTCGGTGACGCCTTCGGCCGGCGGCGGCTGTTCCTCCTCGGGCTGGCCGGCTTCGTGCTCTCCAGCGCCGCGGCGGGGGCAGCGCCGTCGGTGGCCTGGCTCGTCGCCGCGCGGCTGGTGCAGGGGCTGGCCGCCGGGTGCCTGGCGCCGCAGAACTCCGCGCTGATCCAGCAGCTGTTCCGCGGCGGCGAGCGCGGGCGGGCGTTCGGGCTCTTCGGCGCCACCGTCGGCATCTCGACCGCCGTCGGCCCCGTCGTCGGCGGCGCGATCCTCGGTCTCGCCGACGGTCCCGGCGGCTGGCGGTGGCTGTTCTACGTCAACGTGCCGATCGGCGTCGTGGCGTTCCTCCTCGCCCTGCGGCTGCTGCCCCGCGGCGGGGCGGCGGGCGCGGGCGGATCGACGTCGTCGGGGTGCTGCTGCTCGGCGCCGGCGCCCTGGCCGTGCTCTTCCCGCTGGTGCAGGCGGAGTCCGGCGGGCTGGCGCAGCTGTGGTGGCTGTTCGTCGTCGGCGCGGTCCTGA
- a CDS encoding MFS transporter yields the protein MLLLGAGALAVLFPLVQAESGGLAQLWWLFVVGAVLIGVFFAWERRVVARDGQPVFDPRLVTQTRGYGIGAALGTVYFVGFSGIWLVFALFFQTGLGYTPLQSGLAVTPFALGSASAAVVAGRLVERYGRRLTVLGLAGVVVGLAAAAVVLLLVPPSAAGWAIAPALLVGGIGGGFVISPNITMTLRDVPVSMAGSAGGGLQTAQRFGAAIGTAALPGLFYLVLSATGEDYPAAAATGLAVSVLGAVAALVLGVVDLRRNRAEDAGHGAGDGGPVPGGRHGPDGVHAHGHAWHH from the coding sequence GTGCTGCTGCTCGGCGCCGGCGCCCTGGCCGTGCTCTTCCCGCTGGTGCAGGCGGAGTCCGGCGGGCTGGCGCAGCTGTGGTGGCTGTTCGTCGTCGGCGCGGTCCTGATCGGGGTCTTCTTCGCCTGGGAGCGGAGGGTGGTGGCCCGCGACGGGCAGCCGGTGTTCGACCCGCGGCTGGTCACGCAGACCCGCGGCTACGGCATCGGCGCGGCGCTCGGCACCGTCTACTTCGTCGGCTTCAGCGGCATCTGGCTGGTGTTCGCGCTCTTCTTCCAGACCGGGTTGGGCTACACCCCGCTGCAGTCGGGGCTGGCCGTGACGCCGTTCGCGCTCGGGTCGGCGTCGGCGGCCGTCGTCGCCGGGCGGCTGGTCGAGCGGTACGGGCGCCGGCTCACCGTGCTGGGCCTGGCCGGCGTCGTCGTCGGGCTCGCCGCCGCGGCCGTGGTCCTGCTGCTGGTGCCGCCGTCGGCCGCCGGGTGGGCGATCGCGCCGGCGCTGCTCGTGGGCGGCATCGGCGGCGGGTTCGTCATCTCGCCCAACATCACCATGACCCTGCGCGACGTGCCGGTGTCGATGGCCGGCTCGGCCGGCGGCGGCCTGCAGACGGCGCAGCGCTTCGGCGCGGCCATCGGCACCGCCGCGCTGCCGGGCCTGTTCTACCTCGTCCTGTCGGCGACCGGCGAGGACTACCCGGCCGCGGCGGCCACGGGGCTCGCCGTGTCGGTGCTCGGCGCCGTGGCCGCGCTGGTGCTCGGCGTGGTCGACCTGCGCCGCAACCGCGCCGAGGACGCCGGGCACGGAGCCGGCGACGGCGGCCCGGTCCCCGGCGGGCGGCACGGTCCCGACGGCGTCCACGCCCACGGCCACGCCTGGCACCACTGA
- a CDS encoding NAD(P)-dependent oxidoreductase — protein sequence MPGPTVAVLGTGTMGAGMVTALRRADLPVRAWNRDPAKAQALTGTGAEAFGSPAGAAEGADVVLTMLLDADAVVDVVRQAAPAAGTTWLQTSTVGVEGADRTVETARELALVLVDCPVLGTKEPAAKGALTLLASGPEDARERLAPVFDALGSKTLWLGEAGAGSRLKLACNSWLFMLTAGTAQAIALARALGQDPRSFLDAIEGGPVDSAYAHLKGALMLAGDYPPSFGLSGAAKDARLIRAALQAGGVSDRLTAAVLETMEAAADRVGDPSAVDMAAVVQGLEQGPGRRG from the coding sequence ATGCCAGGACCGACGGTGGCGGTGCTCGGCACCGGGACGATGGGCGCGGGGATGGTCACCGCGCTGCGGCGGGCGGACCTGCCCGTGCGGGCGTGGAACCGCGACCCCGCCAAGGCGCAGGCGCTCACCGGCACCGGCGCGGAGGCGTTCGGGTCCCCCGCCGGAGCGGCCGAGGGTGCCGACGTCGTCCTCACCATGCTGCTCGACGCCGACGCGGTGGTCGACGTCGTCCGGCAGGCCGCCCCCGCCGCCGGGACGACGTGGCTGCAGACCTCCACGGTCGGCGTCGAGGGCGCCGACCGCACGGTGGAGACCGCCCGCGAGCTGGCTCTGGTGCTCGTCGACTGCCCGGTCCTCGGGACGAAGGAGCCCGCCGCGAAGGGCGCGCTGACCCTGCTGGCCAGCGGACCCGAGGACGCCCGCGAACGGCTGGCGCCGGTGTTCGACGCGCTCGGCTCGAAGACGCTGTGGCTGGGCGAGGCGGGCGCCGGCAGCCGGCTCAAGCTCGCCTGCAACTCGTGGCTGTTCATGCTCACCGCCGGCACCGCGCAGGCGATCGCGCTGGCCCGCGCCCTCGGCCAGGACCCGCGGTCCTTCCTCGACGCCATCGAGGGCGGCCCGGTCGACTCCGCCTACGCCCACCTCAAGGGCGCCCTGATGCTGGCCGGCGACTACCCGCCGAGCTTCGGGCTGTCCGGCGCGGCCAAGGACGCCCGGCTGATCCGCGCGGCGCTGCAGGCCGGCGGGGTCTCCGACCGGCTCACCGCCGCGGTGCTCGAGACCATGGAGGCCGCCGCCGACCGGGTGGGCGATCCCTCTGCGGTGGACATGGCGGCGGTCGTCCAGGGCCTCGAGCAGGGGCCCGGCCGGCGCGGCTAG